From Pseudomonas sp. CCI4.2, one genomic window encodes:
- the gloA gene encoding lactoylglutathione lyase produces the protein MPFVSENQPGVCLTPDPVTQDYVFNHTMLRVKDPQRSLDFYSRVLGMRLLRKVDFPEAKFSLMFLAMTKGDAVPDESGERQVYTFGRESVLELTHNWGTETDDSQYHNGNQEPRGFGHICFSVPDIEAACVRFDALQVPFVKRLDKGMKHVAFISDPDNYWIEIVQADLLANLGKS, from the coding sequence ATGCCTTTCGTCAGCGAAAATCAGCCCGGTGTCTGCCTGACACCCGATCCCGTTACTCAGGATTATGTGTTCAACCACACCATGCTTCGGGTCAAAGATCCCCAACGATCCCTGGACTTTTACAGCCGTGTGCTGGGCATGCGTTTGCTGCGCAAGGTGGACTTTCCAGAAGCCAAATTCTCCCTGATGTTCTTGGCCATGACGAAGGGCGACGCCGTGCCGGACGAGTCTGGAGAGCGCCAGGTGTATACCTTTGGCCGTGAATCGGTGCTGGAATTGACTCATAACTGGGGCACGGAGACTGACGATTCGCAGTACCACAACGGCAATCAGGAACCGCGCGGTTTCGGTCATATCTGCTTTTCGGTGCCGGACATCGAAGCCGCTTGTGTGCGCTTCGATGCCTTGCAGGTGCCGTTCGTAAAACGTTTGGACAAAGGTATGAAACACGTGGCTTTTATCAGCGACCCGGATAACTACTGGATCGAGATCGTCCAGGCGGATTTGCTCGCCAATCTCGGCAAAAGCTGA
- a CDS encoding GMC family oxidoreductase encodes MTTYALDDETVVVIIGSGAGGGTLANELCQKGISVVVLEAGERQSTATFINDEWPSFTQLAWSDKRTTSGTWRVAKDFPNLPAWICKTVGGTTTHWAGASLRFRDYEFRALETYGAVKDADLLDWPITLAELEPYYARAEDKMGVTRTNNVPGLPGNNNFKVLYNGAKKLGYTECSTGHMAINSAPRAGRAACQQLGFCFQGCKMGAKWSTLYTEIPAAEATGKLELRTQAQVVRIEHDDKGLASAVVYADAKGQLQRQKARVVAVAGNAIETPRLLLNSSSTLFPHGLGNGAGMVGKHYMRHMTGSVFAEFKEPVHFYRGTIMAGIISDEVANKPSRGFVGGYEMETISLGPSFMGAFFNPGAWGRDFTRVLDQYTHLAGMWLIGEDMPRATNRVTVNDAVKDQFGMPVANVHYDDHPNDLAMREHAFTQGEKVYAAAGALKTHRVPPYPSTHNMGTCRMSANAQDGVCNSHGQSHEVANLFISDGSQFTTSAAENPTLTIVTLAIRQADYIAESLKAQRI; translated from the coding sequence ATGACTACCTATGCACTTGATGACGAAACCGTAGTAGTAATTATTGGTTCCGGCGCCGGCGGCGGCACCTTGGCCAACGAGCTGTGCCAAAAAGGTATTTCCGTGGTGGTGCTGGAGGCAGGCGAACGCCAGTCCACTGCAACCTTTATTAACGACGAATGGCCATCGTTCACTCAACTTGCCTGGTCAGACAAGCGCACCACGTCTGGCACTTGGCGGGTGGCGAAAGACTTCCCGAACCTGCCTGCCTGGATCTGCAAAACCGTGGGTGGCACCACAACGCACTGGGCCGGTGCCAGCTTGCGCTTTCGCGACTATGAGTTTCGCGCGCTAGAAACCTACGGCGCGGTCAAAGATGCAGACTTGCTGGATTGGCCGATTACGCTGGCCGAGCTTGAGCCCTATTACGCCCGCGCCGAAGACAAGATGGGCGTCACGCGCACCAACAACGTTCCAGGTCTGCCCGGCAACAACAACTTTAAAGTGCTGTACAACGGCGCAAAGAAACTTGGCTACACCGAATGTTCCACCGGCCACATGGCGATCAACAGCGCACCTCGAGCCGGGCGCGCCGCGTGCCAGCAGTTGGGCTTCTGCTTCCAGGGCTGCAAAATGGGCGCGAAGTGGTCGACGCTTTACACCGAAATCCCCGCGGCTGAAGCCACTGGCAAACTTGAACTGCGCACACAGGCCCAAGTGGTGCGTATTGAACACGACGACAAAGGCCTGGCCAGCGCAGTGGTTTACGCGGATGCCAAAGGTCAACTGCAAAGGCAAAAAGCACGGGTGGTCGCGGTGGCGGGTAATGCCATCGAAACCCCACGTTTGTTGCTCAACTCGTCCAGCACTTTATTTCCCCATGGCCTGGGTAACGGCGCGGGGATGGTGGGCAAGCATTACATGCGTCACATGACCGGCTCGGTGTTCGCCGAATTCAAGGAACCGGTGCATTTCTATCGCGGCACCATCATGGCGGGGATTATCAGCGACGAAGTGGCCAACAAACCTTCGCGTGGTTTCGTCGGTGGCTACGAGATGGAAACGATTTCCCTGGGCCCATCGTTCATGGGGGCGTTCTTTAATCCCGGGGCTTGGGGTCGTGACTTCACTCGGGTGTTGGACCAATACACGCACCTTGCCGGTATGTGGCTGATCGGTGAAGACATGCCGCGCGCCACCAACCGCGTCACCGTCAATGACGCGGTCAAGGATCAGTTCGGCATGCCGGTGGCCAACGTACATTACGACGATCACCCCAACGACCTGGCCATGCGCGAACATGCATTCACCCAGGGCGAAAAGGTGTACGCAGCGGCCGGCGCACTCAAAACCCACCGCGTCCCGCCCTACCCTTCGACCCACAACATGGGCACGTGCCGAATGAGCGCCAACGCGCAAGACGGCGTGTGCAACAGCCACGGACAGAGCCATGAGGTCGCGAATCTGTTCATCTCCGATGGCAGCCAATTCACTACCAGTGCGGCAGAGAATCCGACCTTGACCATCGTCACCCTGGCCATTCGACAAGCCGATTACATCGCTGAATCGTTAAAAGCGCAGCGGATCTGA
- a CDS encoding twin-arginine translocation signal domain-containing protein yields MSDLKLDRRRFLQGSGGLLLGTLLFGSGPIALLAPSQSWALPMTTLDSATGDHLLVIVRRMYPHDTMEDAVYAFSVKALDEKASKDPGIADLLKNGVADLDQKAGGSWLKLDEAHQVAILASVEHSDFFTMVRGTTVASLYSNELAYLHFGYEGASFPKGGYLHRGFNDLTWLPNPPADASPAPLS; encoded by the coding sequence ATGAGTGACCTGAAACTCGATCGCCGCCGCTTTCTTCAGGGAAGCGGCGGTCTGCTGCTGGGTACCTTGTTGTTCGGTTCTGGGCCCATCGCCTTATTAGCTCCCAGCCAAAGCTGGGCACTGCCAATGACCACACTGGACAGCGCTACTGGCGATCATCTGCTGGTCATCGTCCGCCGCATGTATCCCCACGACACCATGGAGGACGCGGTTTACGCCTTCTCGGTCAAAGCCCTCGACGAAAAAGCCTCCAAAGACCCCGGCATTGCTGACTTGCTCAAGAATGGCGTGGCCGACCTCGATCAGAAAGCCGGTGGTTCATGGCTCAAGCTCGACGAAGCACACCAAGTCGCAATTCTGGCATCGGTAGAACACAGCGACTTTTTCACCATGGTGCGCGGGACGACCGTGGCGTCCCTGTACAGCAACGAACTCGCTTACCTGCACTTTGGTTATGAAGGCGCTTCCTTTCCGAAAGGTGGCTATCTGCACCGTGGATTCAACGACCTGACGTGGTTGCCCAATCCCCCTGCCGATGCCAGCCCTGCCCCCCTTTCTTGA
- a CDS encoding serine hydrolase domain-containing protein — translation MIIPESVGLSSERLARIDAFIQKEYIDTGKLPCASTQIWRHGQLAYSSVLGSADKERGLPLKADSLFRIYSMTKPITSIAFMMLVEEGKVSLDDPVARYIPSWANLGVFQAGVTGAFQTRKPTQAMQVIDLLRHTSGLTYGFQQRSNVDAAYRHLKLDGVNSEGGLEAFVTALASVPLEFDPGEAWNYSVSTDVLGYLVQVISGMPFETFLRERVFQPLNMVDTDFSVRTGQEHRLTACYALDQHGNVVLQDDPATSAFLSDPATKSGGGGLVSTADDYMRFSRMLLNGGELDGVRIVSPKTLKLMTMNHLPGGKELGEMSDSPFSESLVDGLGFGLGFAVTINQARTLNMGSLGEFFWGGMASTGFWIDPVEDIAVVFMTQLMPSSAYPIRQKLRTLVYSALTESDA, via the coding sequence TTGATCATTCCCGAATCTGTAGGACTTTCTTCCGAGCGTTTGGCACGTATCGACGCGTTCATTCAGAAAGAATACATAGACACCGGAAAGTTGCCCTGCGCGTCGACACAAATCTGGCGCCACGGCCAACTGGCGTACAGCTCGGTGTTAGGCTCTGCGGACAAAGAGCGCGGTCTGCCACTGAAGGCCGACAGCCTGTTTCGTATTTATTCGATGACTAAACCCATTACTTCCATCGCCTTCATGATGCTGGTCGAGGAAGGTAAGGTTTCATTGGATGATCCGGTGGCGCGCTATATCCCCTCCTGGGCAAACCTCGGTGTGTTTCAAGCGGGCGTAACCGGCGCCTTCCAGACGCGCAAGCCTACCCAAGCGATGCAGGTCATTGATTTGTTGCGCCACACCTCTGGCCTGACTTATGGATTTCAACAACGCAGCAACGTCGACGCTGCCTATCGCCACCTCAAGCTGGACGGCGTTAACAGCGAGGGAGGTCTTGAAGCGTTTGTCACAGCGCTGGCCAGCGTGCCGCTTGAATTTGACCCCGGCGAAGCCTGGAATTATTCGGTTTCCACCGACGTACTGGGTTATTTGGTGCAGGTGATTTCGGGGATGCCGTTCGAGACGTTTCTCCGTGAGCGAGTTTTTCAGCCGCTGAACATGGTGGATACCGATTTTTCGGTGCGCACAGGCCAAGAACACCGGCTGACTGCCTGCTACGCCCTGGATCAACACGGCAATGTCGTATTGCAAGACGATCCCGCCACCAGTGCCTTCTTGAGCGACCCTGCCACAAAATCCGGCGGCGGCGGTCTAGTCTCAACCGCCGACGACTACATGCGCTTCAGCCGTATGTTGCTCAACGGTGGCGAACTGGACGGCGTGCGAATTGTTAGCCCGAAAACGTTGAAACTGATGACCATGAACCACCTGCCGGGCGGCAAGGAGCTGGGAGAAATGTCCGACTCGCCGTTCAGTGAATCTCTGGTCGATGGACTGGGTTTTGGATTGGGGTTTGCCGTCACGATTAATCAAGCCCGCACGCTGAACATGGGTTCACTGGGCGAGTTCTTTTGGGGCGGCATGGCTTCTACCGGTTTCTGGATCGACCCGGTGGAAGACATTGCGGTGGTGTTCATGACTCAGCTGATGCCGTCGAGCGCGTACCCAATCAGACAGAAACTGCGCACGTTGGTGTATTCGGCACTGACGGAATCAGACGCCTGA
- a CDS encoding toll/interleukin-1 receptor domain-containing protein → MGEVAAEAIKVFISYSHDSDEHKAWVLKLATDLRRNGLDAILDQWDLVLGSNLPRFMEQGLSGSEKVLVICTDNYIEKSNAGNGGVGYEGQILTAEIYRRQDSVKYIPLVRGVTAVVKTPTCFDGRLYSDFTDQDNYENNFNALIHNLYGVMLLPKPALGPSPFLTPPPTMPVFWGSSAEYFSGRFGKSFPGVRGIEWFSGKVATDRLCLLLKEPLVFGNISPIWWWRTGDLQISSLIREGDNMLLMNGEELAISKIAAVDGAYWQQFVYVEVEHMEPTGVYPYLNVKAQIESRGYAFEEFGIYQGRHISREEYDDGAAIIDGEIVDLEGGAEIRRRYLTPYNFIVAPVGSCINNMDFDANREKLLDGVLAGTVTIEELAERVKQLPKNFSAI, encoded by the coding sequence GTGGGCGAAGTGGCAGCGGAAGCTATTAAGGTGTTTATTTCTTATTCTCACGACAGTGATGAACATAAAGCTTGGGTTTTGAAGTTAGCTACGGATCTAAGGCGAAATGGTCTAGATGCCATTCTTGATCAATGGGACCTTGTTTTGGGAAGTAATCTCCCTAGATTTATGGAGCAGGGATTAAGCGGTTCGGAAAAGGTTTTGGTGATTTGTACAGATAACTATATTGAAAAATCTAATGCTGGCAATGGAGGTGTTGGATACGAGGGGCAAATATTAACGGCAGAGATTTATCGCAGGCAGGATAGCGTTAAATATATTCCTCTGGTTAGGGGTGTGACTGCCGTCGTAAAGACGCCGACTTGCTTTGATGGTCGTTTGTACAGTGACTTCACAGATCAGGATAATTATGAAAATAACTTTAATGCCTTGATCCATAATCTCTATGGAGTAATGCTTCTGCCTAAGCCTGCGTTAGGTCCTAGTCCTTTTTTGACGCCTCCGCCAACTATGCCCGTTTTTTGGGGTAGTTCTGCGGAGTATTTTAGCGGGCGATTTGGGAAATCCTTTCCAGGTGTAAGAGGTATAGAGTGGTTTAGCGGGAAAGTAGCTACGGACAGATTGTGTTTGTTGCTGAAAGAACCACTTGTTTTCGGTAATATTAGCCCGATCTGGTGGTGGCGTACTGGTGATCTCCAGATTTCATCCCTGATCCGAGAAGGCGATAATATGCTTTTAATGAACGGGGAAGAACTCGCGATATCGAAAATTGCAGCTGTGGATGGCGCTTATTGGCAGCAATTTGTTTATGTAGAAGTTGAACATATGGAGCCTACAGGTGTGTATCCATATTTAAATGTAAAGGCGCAGATCGAATCTCGAGGATACGCGTTTGAAGAGTTTGGGATATATCAAGGTCGTCATATTTCAAGAGAAGAGTATGACGACGGTGCCGCAATCATAGATGGTGAAATTGTTGATCTTGAAGGGGGCGCTGAGATAAGACGGCGCTATCTAACTCCTTATAATTTTATTGTCGCGCCGGTTGGCTCGTGTATTAATAATATGGACTTCGATGCGAACAGAGAAAAGCTATTGGATGGTGTTCTAGCGGGCACAGTCACAATCGAAGAGCTGGCCGAACGAGTGAAGCAGCTTCCAAAGAACTTCTCAGCAATTTAA
- a CDS encoding excisionase, protein MAKITLEKWGDNNFDPSPKVNTLRKWARDGYIYPAPIKHGRSYYVDPAAQYLKPGSLASRIARDRHGAKAA, encoded by the coding sequence ATGGCCAAGATTACGCTTGAAAAGTGGGGAGACAACAACTTTGATCCATCCCCAAAGGTCAACACGCTCCGCAAGTGGGCCCGCGATGGCTACATCTACCCGGCCCCCATCAAGCATGGCCGCAGCTATTATGTAGATCCAGCCGCTCAATATCTCAAACCCGGCTCACTTGCCAGCCGAATAGCGAGAGACCGCCATGGCGCCAAGGCCGCGTAA
- a CDS encoding DNA cytosine methyltransferase yields the protein MSAHQKKNPFDFKTQYGLGFNPQDEEIVVDFFCGGGGAGTGLEIGLGRAVTVAKNHNPAAISMHTVNHPHTKHFTTDVFEGDPNTECGGKAVGWFHMSPDCTHHSQAAGGQPRKREIRNLSWVGLKWAGKKKPRVISLENVKQILQWGPLIAKRCKVTGRVMKLGGAIAAPGEVVPIGQQFLIPDPKRKGTTWATFVTELEFLGYIVEWKVIKACDFGAPTSRERLFMLARCDGQPIVWPEPTHAKKPAKGQLKWRTAAECIDFSDLGKSIFGRKKDLAPATLRRVAKGMKKFVIDNPKPFIVPIANWSNEAVQSVDDPLRTVTSYPKGGAFSVVSPIIAPATHQGSDRINDPLDPLPTVTCANRGELTLISPVMVGTGGPEYSGKPTAVDQPLGTMLTHNHRAIAAAHLVKFRFADEGKALDAPLPTITSGGNYQRPAGAAHAMGISTVFMAQMNGGFNATDAKSIEDPMTTVTNTGSQQQLVAANLVHFRGNCDARNIDDPLHTVSAGGTHHGLVSAFMERQFSANIGRGIDEPAPTITAGGGGKSSVVSLRLSPEHQEGARVAAFLISYYGTENMSGCDKPAPTVTTKDRLALVTVMVKGTPYVIVDICLRMLQPAELYRAQGFPADYIIDKGADGKPFTKTQQVHMCGNSVSPPPMAALARANDPWRATQCRVAA from the coding sequence ATGTCCGCTCACCAGAAAAAAAACCCTTTCGATTTCAAAACTCAGTACGGCCTTGGCTTCAATCCGCAAGACGAAGAAATCGTTGTGGACTTCTTCTGTGGTGGTGGCGGTGCCGGTACCGGGCTGGAAATTGGGCTTGGTCGCGCGGTGACCGTGGCGAAAAACCACAACCCGGCGGCGATCAGCATGCACACCGTCAACCACCCACACACCAAACACTTCACCACGGATGTCTTTGAGGGCGATCCCAATACCGAGTGCGGTGGCAAGGCCGTCGGCTGGTTCCATATGTCGCCGGATTGCACGCACCACAGCCAAGCGGCCGGGGGCCAGCCCCGCAAGCGCGAGATTCGCAACCTTTCATGGGTCGGGCTCAAGTGGGCAGGCAAGAAGAAACCCCGTGTGATCAGCCTGGAAAACGTGAAGCAGATCCTGCAATGGGGCCCACTGATCGCCAAACGCTGCAAGGTGACCGGGCGCGTCATGAAACTTGGCGGTGCGATCGCTGCGCCCGGTGAAGTGGTTCCGATTGGACAACAGTTCCTCATCCCCGATCCGAAACGCAAAGGCACCACGTGGGCCACGTTTGTCACCGAACTGGAGTTCCTGGGCTACATCGTTGAATGGAAGGTGATCAAGGCTTGCGACTTCGGTGCTCCCACCAGCCGCGAACGTCTGTTCATGCTCGCCCGCTGCGATGGCCAGCCAATCGTGTGGCCAGAGCCAACCCATGCGAAGAAGCCAGCCAAAGGGCAACTGAAGTGGCGAACAGCCGCTGAGTGCATTGATTTCAGCGACCTTGGCAAAAGCATCTTCGGCAGGAAGAAAGACCTGGCACCAGCCACGCTAAGGCGAGTTGCCAAGGGAATGAAGAAGTTCGTTATCGACAACCCTAAGCCATTCATTGTGCCAATCGCGAACTGGTCGAATGAAGCTGTGCAATCAGTTGACGACCCGTTGCGTACGGTTACGTCGTATCCAAAAGGCGGGGCGTTCTCCGTGGTCAGTCCGATTATCGCGCCGGCCACACATCAGGGTAGCGACCGCATCAATGATCCACTTGATCCGTTGCCGACGGTCACCTGCGCCAATCGCGGCGAACTGACTTTGATTAGCCCTGTGATGGTTGGTACGGGTGGACCAGAATACTCAGGCAAGCCAACTGCAGTTGATCAACCACTCGGCACCATGCTGACTCACAACCACCGTGCGATCGCTGCTGCGCATCTGGTCAAGTTTCGTTTCGCCGATGAAGGAAAGGCGCTTGATGCTCCATTGCCAACCATCACCAGCGGGGGCAATTACCAGCGGCCAGCCGGTGCCGCCCACGCAATGGGTATTTCAACTGTGTTCATGGCGCAAATGAACGGTGGCTTCAACGCCACTGACGCCAAGAGCATTGAGGACCCGATGACAACGGTCACCAACACCGGCAGCCAGCAACAACTGGTCGCCGCCAACCTGGTGCACTTTCGCGGCAACTGTGACGCTCGGAACATTGACGACCCACTTCATACCGTCAGCGCCGGCGGCACACATCACGGCTTGGTCTCCGCATTCATGGAACGTCAGTTCAGCGCCAACATCGGCCGGGGTATCGACGAACCAGCGCCGACCATCACTGCGGGCGGCGGCGGGAAAAGCTCAGTGGTGTCGTTGCGGCTGTCACCGGAGCATCAAGAAGGTGCACGTGTAGCTGCGTTTCTGATCAGCTACTACGGCACCGAAAACATGAGCGGCTGCGATAAGCCAGCGCCGACGGTCACAACTAAAGATCGCCTGGCCTTGGTCACTGTGATGGTCAAAGGTACGCCGTACGTGATCGTCGACATCTGTCTTCGGATGCTGCAACCGGCAGAGCTGTACCGGGCTCAAGGCTTCCCCGCCGACTACATCATTGACAAGGGTGCCGACGGCAAGCCGTTCACTAAGACCCAACAGGTTCATATGTGCGGTAACAGCGTCAGCCCTCCGCCTATGGCGGCGTTGGCTCGGGCCAATGATCCATGGCGAGCTACTCAGTGTCGGGTGGCCGCCTGA
- a CDS encoding pentapeptide MXKDX repeat protein, with amino-acid sequence MKKLSVVVLSMCMALGAVGSAFAADTTSGDAMSKSSMSNDAMKKDTMSKDNMSKDAMKKDAMKKDSMSKDSMSKDAMKKDTMSKDEAKDPMTH; translated from the coding sequence ATGAAAAAATTATCCGTAGTCGTATTGTCCATGTGCATGGCCCTGGGTGCAGTTGGTAGTGCCTTCGCAGCCGACACAACCAGCGGCGATGCCATGAGCAAAAGCAGCATGTCCAACGACGCGATGAAAAAAGACACCATGAGCAAGGACAACATGTCCAAAGATGCGATGAAAAAAGATGCCATGAAGAAAGACAGCATGAGCAAAGACAGTATGTCCAAAGACGCTATGAAGAAAGACACCATGAGCAAGGACGAAGCTAAAGACCCAATGACCCATTGA
- a CDS encoding DUF2303 family protein: protein MSLTPEAIQLITDNALIATGKSLSTFTPTVVLPQGAEVVNLEKFQASRSRFRGVYSTNSLPDFSKYVTDRAVVNAKGFIDQDEMSCAVMFNIGDMLSPGHADDRATLKLKPTAGYKAVLAIGGKTMTQKDLSDWIEDCNGSLKAVGEDLQEISLVKAIAAVRTITIKASSESDHTVSETRASRSAMDAIEATSKEILPTSLLFSVVPFEGLSLREIILRISVITSGAQPALKLRWIGEEVQREEIAQEFKSVLEAQVGEAAKLALGTFNPN, encoded by the coding sequence ATGTCCCTCACCCCTGAAGCAATTCAACTCATCACCGACAATGCCCTGATCGCTACAGGCAAGTCGCTGTCCACGTTCACGCCAACCGTTGTGCTGCCTCAGGGCGCCGAAGTGGTCAACCTAGAGAAGTTCCAGGCAAGCCGTAGCCGCTTCCGTGGCGTCTACTCCACCAACTCGCTACCCGACTTCAGTAAATATGTCACTGACCGTGCCGTAGTGAACGCAAAGGGCTTTATCGATCAGGACGAAATGTCCTGCGCAGTGATGTTCAATATCGGTGACATGTTGAGCCCTGGCCATGCCGATGACCGTGCAACGTTGAAGTTGAAGCCAACCGCCGGATACAAAGCGGTGCTGGCCATCGGCGGTAAAACGATGACCCAGAAGGACCTCAGCGACTGGATTGAGGACTGCAATGGCTCGCTGAAAGCTGTTGGTGAAGACCTGCAGGAGATCAGCCTGGTTAAAGCGATCGCAGCTGTTCGGACCATCACCATCAAGGCATCGTCTGAAAGCGATCACACCGTCAGCGAAACTCGCGCCAGCCGTAGCGCAATGGACGCCATCGAGGCGACCAGCAAAGAAATACTGCCTACTTCGTTGTTGTTCTCGGTTGTGCCGTTCGAGGGTTTGAGCTTGCGCGAAATCATCCTGCGCATCTCGGTTATCACCAGCGGTGCGCAACCGGCATTAAAGCTGCGCTGGATTGGAGAAGAAGTTCAGCGAGAAGAAATCGCCCAAGAGTTCAAGTCGGTGCTTGAAGCGCAGGTAGGTGAGGCTGCTAAGTTGGCGCTGGGTACGTTCAACCCTAATTAA
- a CDS encoding phage integrase Arm DNA-binding domain-containing protein, translated as MAPRPRKSGSKHLPPNLYKKKDARNGKTYYTYRDSETGKVYGLGSDKAAAITQAHDQNRESFFKTGPVLTERIAAGPRRTLSDWIVEFRIEYSKRDLSASSVATIGRRLNQIEKALGTLGIREIGTLEVATYLKEIEAEGKASMARAMRSLLQDVFREAIAVGWRTDNPVTVTRAARVKVQRQRLTLELWKLIYAEVKQPWMKRAMELALLTGQRRDDIRNMLFKDVSDGALHVIQQKTGARLRIGTALRLECVSLQLSEVIKACRNSVISKHLVHHSARTTSAIAGTPVTLNVLTVTFAAARDRAAAKANIVLGDSQPSFHEMRSLAARLQELEGRDPQKLLGHKTAAMTDLYRDGRGTEWIDVA; from the coding sequence ATGGCGCCAAGGCCGCGTAAATCAGGCTCAAAACACCTTCCACCGAATTTGTATAAAAAAAAGGATGCCCGCAACGGGAAGACCTATTACACCTACCGGGACTCAGAAACCGGCAAGGTATATGGGCTTGGTTCCGATAAAGCGGCTGCCATTACGCAAGCTCACGATCAAAACAGGGAGTCGTTTTTCAAAACCGGGCCGGTCCTCACGGAGCGAATTGCAGCGGGTCCGAGGAGAACGCTCAGCGATTGGATTGTAGAATTCAGGATCGAGTATTCGAAACGCGATCTTTCTGCATCCAGCGTTGCAACAATCGGAAGGCGCCTAAATCAGATCGAGAAGGCCTTGGGCACGCTGGGTATTCGAGAAATCGGGACTCTCGAAGTAGCAACTTACTTGAAGGAGATCGAGGCAGAAGGCAAGGCATCAATGGCACGCGCAATGCGGTCATTGCTCCAGGATGTTTTCCGTGAGGCGATCGCTGTGGGTTGGAGGACAGACAATCCGGTAACCGTGACCAGGGCAGCGAGGGTGAAAGTTCAGAGGCAACGGCTCACCCTTGAGCTTTGGAAGTTGATCTACGCTGAAGTTAAACAGCCTTGGATGAAGCGAGCGATGGAGCTCGCTCTGCTCACTGGCCAGCGACGGGACGATATTCGGAATATGCTTTTTAAGGATGTTTCGGATGGGGCTCTTCACGTCATTCAGCAAAAGACGGGCGCCCGCCTTCGTATCGGCACGGCACTTCGGCTGGAATGCGTTTCCCTGCAGTTGAGCGAGGTAATCAAAGCGTGCCGTAATTCGGTAATTTCCAAACACCTGGTTCACCATTCGGCACGTACGACAAGCGCGATCGCGGGCACGCCTGTGACGCTGAACGTGCTCACCGTTACGTTCGCAGCCGCCCGCGATCGCGCAGCGGCCAAGGCAAATATCGTACTTGGCGACAGCCAGCCGTCGTTCCATGAAATGAGATCCCTGGCAGCCCGACTTCAGGAACTGGAGGGACGCGACCCTCAGAAATTGTTGGGCCACAAAACGGCAGCAATGACCGATCTTTACCGGGATGGCCGGGGCACGGAATGGATCGATGTCGCGTAA